The Pseudanabaena sp. PCC 6802 genomic interval CGTTGCGGCAAAGCGCCTGGCTCTGCCCAAATTGGGATGCAAATTGTAGGCAAGCCCACGCCAATTAACGACACGATCGCGCTGTGTTTGTTCACCAAAGGAAAGACATCCGTCACGATTGCAGTGGAGAAAATTAAGAGCGTAACGCAAAAAACTCTCACCATAAATAGCTTGAGCAGATCCTGAATGCCATTGCGAATGCGTTGACCCTCCAGGAAAGTATGAGGAAGGGCACCAAATGAATCCTTGAGTAGAACGATATCCGCTACACCGCGAGTGGCTTTACTACCACTTTCCATCGCAATCCCCAGGTTGGCTTGCTTTAGCGATAACACGTCATTAACCCCATCCCCAATCATGGCAACATAGTCGCCGGAATGGCGGAGCGTGCGCACGAGTTTAGCCTTTTGCTCGGGGGCGATGCGCCCAAAAATCGTATTGATTTGTGCAGCTTGAGCGAACTCCGTGTCGTCCATCTGTGCTAACTCTGCCCCCGAAACCACGCCAATTTCTGTCCCTAACCCCGCTTGTTTCGCCAATGCCAAAACCGTTTGGGGATTATCCCCAGAGATGATTTTAACCTCAATCCCTGCTTTGGTAAATCCATCTAGCGTGGTTTTCGCCTCTGGGCGCAGTTCGTCACTAAGCACTACAATCCCAAGCGGAATCAAGTTAGAAGGGAGTTTAGCAGTGTCTGCATTCTTGTCCCAAGTAGTTATCTCTGGCGTATAGGCAAACAGAATGACACGTAACCCCTGGTTGGTACTTGCGGCAATTCGCTCTATATCCTCTGGGCTGAGCAATACCGCTGCTTCTAAAATCTCTGGTGCGCCCAGTACGTACATGCCAGGTTGGATGCCCTCTTCGTCAAAGATAATCGCGCTCCATTTGCGTGCTGATGAAAAGGGAATTTCGGCAACGGGCGATCGCACCTTACCAGGACAAGCAAGAGCAAGTGCGTCGCTGGTCTTATTGCCAGCAGAGGTATTAGCAGCAAAATCTCCCAGAAGCGATCGCAACTCAGTTTCACTTACTCCAATGGGATAAACTTCATGAAAATTGATTCGATTGCTAGTTAAAGTACCCGTCTTATCCAGGCAAAGCACGTTCACGTTGCTAAGGGACTCCACCGCATTTGCCTGCTGAATTAAGACATCCTGCCCCACCATCTTGACCGAGCCGAGACCGTAGGCAAGCGTGATTGCCAGATATAAACCCGCAGGCACCAGACCCGCTATCACGGCTGCTCGCTGTACCACTTCATTCAACGAAAACGAACGACTGAGGAAACTAATGCCCAGCAAGATCCACAAAAAACAGGCAGTTAGCATAAATACGCGAATCACCAGGTTGATTTCGCTCTGCAAAGGCGTGTAGACCTGACGAAAGGCTCTAGCTCCCGTTACCAATCGATAGGCTAGGGTCTCAGAGCCAACCTTCTGAGCCTCATAGCAGGCATTACCGCTAACACAAAAGCTGCCAGAGTAAATGGGCTGACCTTCAAATTTGGGGATCATGTCCGACTCGCCCGTTAATAGCGATTCGTCTACCTCTAATCGCCCTTCACCCACCACCTGTCCGTCAACCACAATTTGATCGCCAGGACGTGCCACTAAAATGTCTCCCAACACGATCTGATTGGGATCGATTTGCTGTTCTACGCCCTCACGGATAACGGTTGCTCTAGGACGGTGCAGCAGCGCAATTTCATCTAGTTTTTGCTTAGCCCAAATTTCTTGACAGATATTGATAATTACGCCACCAAAGATCACGACTACTACAATGATGCTGTCGCTATAGCGCTGGAGCAAAATCATGAATATGCTAATTGCCAGAAAAACCCCATTAATAAAAGTAAAGAGGTTTTCATTCAAAATTTGGGTGTAGGAGCGGCTGGTGGGGAGTTTGGCATCATTCCCCTGTCCTGCTGCCCTGCGGGCAATTACTTCACTCTGAGTTAACCCCTGCAGCAGGTCAGACATGGGGCTAGCTATTTCTTTATGCATCGATACATTAGATACTATGTCAAGACTCAGCAAGATGATTGCACATAAACATAAATTCTGCTAGGCAAGCACTCTGGTAAAATCCTAAAGGATCGTAAAGCCTATTTACGATTGTACGTACTGTAGCTAGAACTAACAGACTTAGAACGGGGTGCAGGGGTGGAATCCCTGTGTGGTGGCTATGCCCCCACATTCCCTGTCCTAACAGATGCATAGGGCTATAAGTAGAATGCTAGGAGAGCAAACTAAGGACTAATCGTTGATGAATATTCCCAATGAAAGACTAGAGAGCCACATTCAAGATATTTTAGAAGCGATCGACGCGACCGAGTCGTTTATCAAGGGCATGAGCTT includes:
- a CDS encoding HAD-IC family P-type ATPase gives rise to the protein MSDLLQGLTQSEVIARRAAGQGNDAKLPTSRSYTQILNENLFTFINGVFLAISIFMILLQRYSDSIIVVVVIFGGVIINICQEIWAKQKLDEIALLHRPRATVIREGVEQQIDPNQIVLGDILVARPGDQIVVDGQVVGEGRLEVDESLLTGESDMIPKFEGQPIYSGSFCVSGNACYEAQKVGSETLAYRLVTGARAFRQVYTPLQSEINLVIRVFMLTACFLWILLGISFLSRSFSLNEVVQRAAVIAGLVPAGLYLAITLAYGLGSVKMVGQDVLIQQANAVESLSNVNVLCLDKTGTLTSNRINFHEVYPIGVSETELRSLLGDFAANTSAGNKTSDALALACPGKVRSPVAEIPFSSARKWSAIIFDEEGIQPGMYVLGAPEILEAAVLLSPEDIERIAASTNQGLRVILFAYTPEITTWDKNADTAKLPSNLIPLGIVVLSDELRPEAKTTLDGFTKAGIEVKIISGDNPQTVLALAKQAGLGTEIGVVSGAELAQMDDTEFAQAAQINTIFGRIAPEQKAKLVRTLRHSGDYVAMIGDGVNDVLSLKQANLGIAMESGSKATRGVADIVLLKDSFGALPHTFLEGQRIRNGIQDLLKLFMVRVFCVTLLIFSTAIVTDVFPLVNKHSAIVSLIGVGLPTICIPIWAEPGALPQRGLVRSMLHFTIPATITLTLVSLGVYLFYLVSVAYDLPPGAELTEIDRSIPRTALVTILVLCELMLVVFLKPPTTAWVGGEPLSGDWRYTFTALILAVVYFVVLAVPPLRNFFELAPLTLYDCLYIGLIALEWCLILRFVWRTRFFDRFLGVDLG